In the genome of Nitrospira sp. MA-1, one region contains:
- a CDS encoding PepSY-associated TM helix domain-containing protein produces the protein MHYLFILLHRWVGLVIAGFLIISGLTGAVISWDHELDDLLNPHLTHVDSRGTYLSSLDLAQAIETRDPRAKVTFVPLAPEAGEALAFGVGPRVNPATDRLYELGYNQVFIDPVTGNELGRREWGAVWPVTQENLVSFLYKLHFSLHIPEMWGIDHWGEWLLGGIAILWTADCFVGFYLTLPRRALTSGSSTVSDRPTVQSWRTRWAPAWKIKTSGTIKRINFDIHRAFGLWAWGLLFMLAFTAFSLNLYREVFYPVMSVMTEVTPSPFDLRTETDLHEPISPKMGFAPIIEHAVEIASKRNWPEPVGEVFYAEHFGVYGVGFYHPGDDHGAAGVGPPVLYFDAGDGRYLGDRQPWKGTAADIFVQAQFPLHSGRILGLPGRILVSIMGLGTAILSITGVIIWWRKRAVQIQKAHKESEGHAPIPAG, from the coding sequence ATGCATTACCTCTTTATTCTCCTTCACCGATGGGTGGGACTGGTAATCGCCGGATTTTTAATTATATCCGGATTGACAGGGGCGGTGATCTCTTGGGATCACGAACTTGACGACCTGCTAAACCCCCACCTGACCCATGTGGACAGCCGCGGGACATATCTCTCTTCACTTGATCTGGCCCAAGCGATCGAAACCCGTGACCCACGGGCAAAAGTGACCTTTGTGCCGCTTGCCCCAGAAGCGGGCGAGGCACTTGCTTTCGGTGTCGGCCCTCGCGTGAATCCTGCCACGGATAGATTGTATGAACTCGGCTATAATCAAGTTTTTATCGATCCCGTAACAGGAAATGAGTTAGGCCGTCGGGAATGGGGCGCGGTCTGGCCTGTGACACAGGAAAACTTAGTCTCCTTCCTCTACAAGCTGCACTTTTCGCTTCACATACCAGAGATGTGGGGCATTGACCATTGGGGGGAGTGGCTATTGGGAGGGATCGCCATTCTCTGGACGGCGGACTGCTTTGTCGGCTTCTACCTGACACTGCCGCGGCGCGCATTGACCTCAGGTTCCTCAACCGTATCTGATCGACCAACGGTACAGAGCTGGCGAACTCGCTGGGCGCCGGCATGGAAGATCAAGACTTCGGGAACGATCAAGCGCATCAATTTTGATATCCACCGTGCTTTTGGGCTCTGGGCATGGGGTCTTCTGTTTATGCTTGCGTTCACGGCGTTCTCTCTCAACCTCTATCGTGAAGTCTTCTATCCGGTCATGTCCGTCATGACTGAGGTCACCCCAAGTCCCTTCGACTTGCGAACAGAAACCGACTTGCACGAGCCTATTTCACCCAAAATGGGCTTTGCCCCAATTATTGAACATGCGGTTGAGATTGCGTCGAAACGGAACTGGCCTGAGCCGGTCGGCGAGGTGTTCTATGCGGAACATTTCGGTGTCTATGGAGTCGGTTTCTATCATCCTGGCGACGATCACGGGGCTGCGGGCGTTGGCCCCCCCGTGCTCTATTTCGATGCCGGTGACGGGCGGTATCTGGGGGATCGGCAGCCGTGGAAAGGTACCGCAGCGGACATCTTCGTGCAAGCCCAGTTTCCTCTGCATTCCGGGCGCATCCTGGGTCTGCCCGGTCGTATCCTGGTATCAATCATGGGGTTAGGGACAGCAATCCTCTCCATAACCGGAGTGATTATCTGGTGGCGGAAACGGGCTGTACAAATCCAAAAGGCACACAAGGAAAGCGAAGGGCATGCACCTATTCCAGCAGGATAA
- a CDS encoding transcriptional repressor — protein MVNAKTALDAYQVDFEECVSLPPIPKWHACLTRHRLKPSKQRDVILAAFARQKHVTAPALYGVLFEEGHRISLGTVYRTLNLLCKLGFAKTRRFYSQTLYEHVLNQTQQQNNRISCRLV, from the coding sequence ATGGTGAATGCGAAAACTGCCCTTGATGCCTACCAGGTTGACTTCGAAGAATGTGTTTCTCTTCCCCCGATTCCCAAATGGCATGCTTGTCTAACACGGCACCGGTTGAAACCCAGCAAACAGCGGGATGTAATTCTTGCCGCATTTGCGAGGCAAAAACACGTCACGGCTCCAGCTTTATATGGGGTACTTTTCGAAGAAGGACACAGAATTTCCTTGGGGACTGTGTATCGGACCTTGAACCTATTGTGTAAATTGGGATTTGCCAAGACTCGACGCTTCTATTCCCAAACTCTCTATGAACATGTTTTGAATCAGACTCAGCAACAGAACAATCGAATCTCTTGCCGGCTGGTTTGA
- a CDS encoding TolC family protein, producing the protein MSETGKPLIMTVGVCLILLSGCLSTPERDGEVIMSQVPEQWSKITDRTVERVTDSWVDTFHLPILTAMVREALEFNHDLKAAAARVEIARANVRIAGAPRLPQVNFSPDFRHGRFGTFDSDVANENYSFLEVVFNLSWELDIWGRIRASQEAAALDAMAVGTDLQGAALSLAARTAQSWFELLEAGLQEKVASQSVADRRMLVELVRGRFTRGLTPGLDLGLALTDLANAEAQLADTQNQVQLTARRLEVLLGRYPAGELNAQLPLPALPSTLTAGVPSELLSRRPDIAAAMERLRAEDQRFISANLALLPRITLTGTGGTRSNSLKELTQPGSLAWNVGAGLLQPIFAGDQLYGEIARNRAAVTEAMENFQQTALEAFREVEQALAAEEQLSAQEQALSEAVKHAQANQQMAVYAYRHGFTTILTLLDSFRGTLMAQSAHLTVKRRLLNNRIDIYLALGGAI; encoded by the coding sequence ATGTCTGAAACAGGCAAACCTCTCATCATGACGGTCGGAGTCTGTCTCATCCTTCTGTCGGGATGTCTATCCACCCCGGAACGGGATGGCGAAGTCATCATGAGCCAGGTACCCGAGCAATGGTCCAAGATTACGGACAGAACCGTCGAACGTGTCACGGATAGTTGGGTGGACACGTTTCACCTCCCGATACTGACGGCTATGGTCCGCGAGGCGTTGGAATTTAATCATGACCTCAAGGCCGCAGCGGCTCGGGTAGAGATTGCACGAGCCAATGTGCGAATCGCTGGCGCTCCCCGTCTTCCTCAGGTCAATTTTTCCCCGGACTTTCGCCACGGCCGTTTCGGGACATTCGATAGCGATGTCGCCAACGAGAATTACAGTTTCCTGGAAGTAGTCTTTAACCTTTCCTGGGAACTGGATATTTGGGGACGAATTCGTGCCTCGCAGGAGGCGGCTGCATTGGACGCCATGGCCGTGGGAACGGACTTGCAGGGAGCCGCATTATCGCTCGCGGCACGAACAGCACAATCCTGGTTTGAATTGCTGGAAGCAGGCCTTCAGGAAAAGGTCGCCTCACAATCAGTCGCCGATCGACGTATGCTTGTGGAGCTGGTCCGAGGGCGGTTTACCCGCGGGCTCACACCAGGATTGGATCTGGGGTTGGCGCTGACAGACCTCGCCAACGCTGAGGCTCAACTGGCCGACACACAGAACCAGGTCCAGCTGACCGCCCGCAGGTTGGAAGTGTTGCTTGGTCGTTATCCCGCCGGCGAATTGAATGCCCAGTTGCCATTACCGGCATTACCTTCAACGCTTACAGCGGGGGTTCCGTCTGAATTGCTCAGTCGCCGACCCGACATTGCCGCAGCCATGGAACGCCTGCGTGCAGAAGACCAGCGGTTCATCAGCGCCAACCTCGCGCTATTGCCGCGCATCACCTTAACGGGGACCGGCGGCACCAGGAGTAATTCACTGAAAGAACTGACGCAGCCCGGGTCCCTTGCATGGAATGTCGGAGCCGGCTTGCTCCAACCCATCTTTGCCGGAGACCAACTCTACGGTGAGATCGCACGTAACCGCGCGGCCGTCACCGAAGCCATGGAGAATTTTCAACAAACCGCTCTGGAGGCATTCCGTGAAGTAGAACAGGCACTGGCAGCCGAAGAACAATTATCGGCACAGGAACAAGCTTTGTCAGAGGCGGTGAAGCATGCCCAAGCCAATCAACAGATGGCGGTCTATGCCTACCGTCATGGATTTACGACCATTCTCACGTTACTCGACAGCTTCCGGGGAACCTTAATGGCTCAAAGTGCTCATTTGACCGTCAAACGGCGCCTGCTGAACAACCGCATTGATATATATCTGGCACTTGGAGGCGCCATATGA
- a CDS encoding TonB-dependent siderophore receptor, translated as MRSDNQSIVEPYLRQHANRSHPKTRLGRVLVVILLIVMHMSPALVQAVLAETGPTQIVNFDIPSQPVGSALNAFADATGWQISLPTELAAGLTSPGVIGSYTPEVALQTLLSGTGLTYQLADTNAVILVQQSSTGAVPSALPSQRPVVSRESPPSSSKATPKTVKVPEIVVKEVRERDDAKTYVAEESHTATRTDTPIRDVPQSIQVITRKVIEEQRTYRLQNTLENISGINATESTASLYDSLIIRGFAATDRSYYRNGLLDPFAQFMASDTYNIRRIEVLKGPASVLYGQGDPGGIINLVTNKALPNAEYSASTTLGNYNFYRSDLNATGPLNKNKTLLYRLNVAGQKANSFIDYANRDLVAVAPSLTWLIGSRTSFTVDFDYMRRWTNDPYGLPAQGTYLPNPNGPISRKTSTTLGSFSTFNRSSYRVGYDLSHQFNDKWSVRNAYRYSIVEDDKDNLYAGFDSLDPDQRTIQRFQVLQPVVARRHAHSMVTNVVGHLQFLNMEHTLLTGVELRQEKTDQFTFAFGEAPPLDLYNPDYSLRPNPFDGPRISNVGDTKSVGVYMQDQVTILPNLKFLGGVRYDYVDQYQKFTFAGDSTKDSLDNDAWSPRLGLVYQPIEPVSLYTSWTKGFQPSSASSVNPDGESFKPERSTQYEVGIKAFLLDNRISATLAWFHLTRKNLLTPDSNPAQAAQGFMVQTGEQRSQGVEFDVTAQLTAGWNVIAGYAYTDAEVTKDNDPTLEHKRLANVPYNKFTLWSTYHFQEGVLKGFGVGGGIFAYTDRNATIFENMPTMPGYVRADAALYYNRELPPGNWLGAKGVNAALNFRNLLDQRYVATSYNGSSSFFFGEPLTVLGTLGIRF; from the coding sequence ATGCGATCAGACAATCAATCGATAGTTGAACCTTATCTGCGACAACACGCGAATCGGTCACATCCGAAGACAAGGCTTGGGAGAGTGCTTGTCGTGATCCTGCTCATAGTCATGCATATGTCACCCGCCTTGGTTCAAGCAGTCCTCGCCGAGACAGGGCCAACGCAGATAGTCAATTTCGACATTCCCTCTCAACCGGTCGGGTCGGCGTTGAATGCCTTTGCCGATGCGACCGGTTGGCAGATTAGTTTGCCGACGGAACTCGCCGCCGGGCTGACGTCGCCGGGAGTCATTGGCAGTTACACCCCGGAAGTGGCGTTGCAAACGTTGCTCTCAGGAACAGGATTGACCTATCAACTTGCAGATACCAACGCTGTCATCCTGGTTCAGCAATCATCAACGGGAGCTGTCCCCTCAGCCCTCCCATCGCAACGTCCGGTGGTCTCGAGGGAATCCCCACCTTCAAGCAGTAAGGCGACACCCAAAACGGTGAAGGTGCCTGAGATCGTGGTGAAAGAGGTGCGAGAGCGGGACGACGCAAAAACCTATGTGGCCGAAGAGTCCCATACGGCCACCCGAACGGATACGCCGATTCGTGATGTGCCGCAGTCGATCCAGGTCATCACCAGGAAGGTGATTGAAGAACAGCGAACCTACCGCCTGCAAAACACGCTGGAAAATATCTCAGGCATCAATGCGACGGAGTCCACAGCCTCCCTCTACGATTCACTCATCATTCGAGGATTCGCTGCCACCGACCGGTCCTATTATCGCAATGGCTTGCTCGACCCCTTCGCTCAGTTTATGGCGTCGGACACATATAATATCCGGCGAATCGAAGTACTGAAAGGGCCGGCATCGGTGCTGTACGGACAGGGAGATCCAGGCGGCATCATTAATCTCGTCACCAACAAGGCTTTACCGAATGCGGAGTATTCCGCCAGCACCACCTTGGGGAATTATAACTTTTATCGATCTGATCTCAACGCCACGGGTCCGCTCAATAAGAATAAGACGCTGCTCTACCGTCTGAATGTGGCGGGCCAAAAGGCGAATAGCTTCATTGATTATGCCAATCGCGATCTTGTGGCAGTCGCTCCAAGCCTGACCTGGCTTATAGGTTCACGGACCTCCTTCACGGTCGATTTCGATTACATGCGGCGTTGGACCAACGACCCCTACGGACTTCCGGCCCAGGGCACCTACCTCCCGAATCCTAACGGCCCCATATCTCGAAAGACCTCGACGACTCTCGGCAGCTTCAGCACGTTTAACCGTAGCTCCTACCGGGTTGGTTACGATCTCTCCCATCAGTTCAATGACAAATGGTCCGTTCGCAATGCGTACAGATATTCGATCGTGGAAGATGACAAAGACAACTTGTACGCCGGTTTTGATTCTTTGGACCCTGACCAACGAACCATCCAAAGATTTCAGGTGCTGCAGCCGGTGGTGGCCCGCCGGCATGCCCACTCGATGGTGACGAATGTGGTGGGACATCTGCAGTTCCTGAATATGGAGCATACCCTATTGACCGGCGTCGAACTCAGGCAGGAAAAAACCGATCAGTTCACCTTTGCCTTCGGGGAAGCGCCACCGTTGGATCTCTATAATCCCGACTATTCCCTGCGCCCTAACCCGTTTGACGGACCCAGGATCAGCAATGTGGGTGACACAAAAAGCGTCGGGGTCTATATGCAAGACCAGGTGACCATTCTCCCGAATTTAAAATTCCTGGGTGGCGTGCGATACGACTATGTCGACCAGTACCAAAAGTTTACCTTTGCGGGAGACTCCACAAAGGATTCCTTGGATAACGATGCCTGGAGTCCTCGGTTAGGGTTAGTGTATCAACCGATCGAACCAGTGTCCCTCTATACCTCCTGGACGAAAGGTTTTCAGCCAAGCTCAGCCTCGTCGGTTAATCCTGATGGTGAATCTTTCAAGCCGGAACGGTCCACCCAATATGAAGTGGGGATCAAAGCCTTCCTGTTGGATAATCGTATTTCCGCCACGCTCGCCTGGTTCCACCTGACTCGAAAAAATCTGCTGACCCCTGATTCTAATCCTGCGCAGGCAGCCCAAGGGTTCATGGTACAAACGGGCGAGCAACGCAGTCAGGGAGTTGAATTTGATGTCACTGCCCAACTGACGGCTGGCTGGAACGTGATCGCCGGCTATGCCTATACCGATGCCGAGGTGACAAAAGACAACGATCCGACATTAGAACATAAGCGTCTGGCCAATGTGCCGTACAATAAATTTACTCTTTGGTCCACGTACCATTTTCAGGAAGGGGTCCTCAAAGGATTCGGAGTTGGCGGCGGCATTTTCGCATACACCGATCGCAATGCCACAATTTTTGAAAATATGCCCACCATGCCCGGCTATGTCAGGGCCGACGCCGCCTTGTACTACAATCGTGAACTGCCACCGGGAAACTGGTTGGGAGCGAAGGGAGTGAATGCAGCGCTTAACTTCCGCAACCTGCTCGATCAGCGATACGTCGCCACGTCATATAACGGTTCATCAAGTTTCTTCTTCGGCGAGCCGCTTACAGTGCTGGGAACCTTGGGAATACGATTCTAG
- a CDS encoding RNA polymerase sigma factor: MTLTSEQIEDLFHQYRDELTRRLVTMVNSRDTAADLMQETYAKLLGLVNTQAVEHPRALLHRIATNLAIDYLRKQKRPFHAVDSLDVAMEVPCGSPCQERILLGKERFQLSLRAIDKLPPRTREAFLLYRVYGYSYREIATRMGISDSGVEKLLMRALDQFCTLFDPLDADE; encoded by the coding sequence ATGACTCTTACCTCTGAACAAATTGAAGATCTGTTTCATCAATATCGGGACGAACTGACCCGTCGTCTCGTGACCATGGTCAACTCTCGGGATACCGCAGCGGATCTCATGCAAGAAACCTATGCGAAACTCTTGGGTCTGGTGAACACCCAAGCCGTGGAGCACCCCCGCGCCCTGTTGCATAGAATTGCCACTAATCTGGCAATCGACTATCTCCGAAAACAAAAACGCCCCTTTCATGCAGTCGATTCCCTGGATGTCGCCATGGAGGTGCCCTGCGGATCGCCCTGCCAGGAGCGCATCCTGCTCGGCAAGGAGCGGTTTCAGTTATCCCTTCGGGCAATCGACAAACTTCCTCCACGAACCCGGGAAGCGTTTCTCCTCTATCGTGTCTACGGCTATTCTTACCGTGAAATCGCCACACGCATGGGCATCTCGGATAGCGGGGTGGAGAAGCTGCTCATGCGCGCCTTGGATCAGTTCTGTACCCTGTTTGATCCTCTTGATGCCGATGAGTGA
- a CDS encoding efflux RND transporter permease subunit — protein sequence MKAITWFIKNPVAANVLMGLIVLSGLVGLFTVEKEVFPRFSQQTIDIHAFYPGGSPEEIEQRICIPIEEAIHNLPGITRLKTTAGQTDRKEAVCAIRVQAAENRDLQTLIGAIQTRIRNIPHLPNGMDRIEVKEGRADDDDGVIWVALYGQTDMISLVRLGEEIKAALSRIPGVEEAENYGYIPYELAIEIPSEQLRRSKLTLSEIADAVRQSSLNLPGGLLKSQAGDVILQTQGQAIDEATFGSRVLLPSSNGNMVHLQDIATIRDGLAEQNFSWHHNGFPSQGWAIYAKQDEVAVARRVKAYVAEMAPRLPEGLKLIYWYDDSQAFDERVRTLLENGILGFILIFLLLTLFLNRHLAIWVAAGLATALLGALAGMWVLGVSLNMLSLFGFVLALGILVDDTIIVSESINRHQNAATQQLTGTESSRRMKKIMRSATIDGVREVAGPVTLAVVTTGIAFLPGLFLSGWAEALLGPICMVMVLALGFSLVEALCILPAHLTTPVPVSTRWMATLRQRVTRGLEAFIHRAYLPLLDRSCRQPYLIMAFCASAIMITAALVSGGHVRLTIQADVPKDTITLYLSVPPDAPFATVQKLSAQIEDAYKQLRYSLETRQPPEEASPVSGIESMIFDNWSGFWVELAPDARQRFSVETIAREWRTHIGDIGKAKLDFLYRQGDNYYDLEWAVRATDSETMTAALGTLTEHLSSLPGVFDVTHSQIKGKPQLSLQLRPEAERLGLRLEDVATQVRQAYLGEEVQRFQRQREQVKVVVRLPLNERREFDDFRQLPILLPTGDQAPLEVLATWHWLPQAESITREDRQQLVWVRARLNPDLADANAIYSTMQTGFFENLRQRFPGLSITVGHTRQEQIAAFETLGRNALFAVGIIYALLAVAFRSYRYPLLILLAIPMAWVGGVLAHLVLGFPLSMESLVGMIGASGVVINDSLVLLNYIQRRKREETTLNQQSLIRQACEVRFRPIVLTFLTTLVGLVPMLFETSAQAQFLVPMAVALAAGLFGGLVATLLLIPATTLILEHSHSRTHPTTLSRHGGTPEYS from the coding sequence ATGAAGGCCATAACCTGGTTCATTAAAAACCCTGTCGCAGCTAACGTTCTTATGGGGCTAATTGTCCTTTCCGGGCTCGTCGGCCTTTTCACGGTAGAGAAAGAAGTGTTTCCCCGTTTCAGTCAGCAGACGATCGATATCCACGCGTTCTATCCGGGAGGCAGTCCTGAAGAGATCGAACAACGGATTTGCATCCCTATAGAGGAGGCCATCCATAATTTACCGGGGATCACCCGCCTGAAAACCACAGCCGGGCAAACTGACCGAAAGGAAGCCGTCTGTGCGATTCGCGTACAAGCCGCTGAAAACCGGGACCTCCAAACCCTCATTGGAGCCATCCAGACCCGGATCAGGAATATTCCACACCTCCCGAATGGGATGGATCGCATTGAGGTGAAAGAAGGGCGTGCTGACGATGACGACGGAGTGATCTGGGTGGCTCTCTACGGCCAAACCGATATGATTTCGTTAGTCCGTCTCGGAGAGGAAATCAAGGCGGCGCTCTCACGTATTCCAGGAGTGGAGGAAGCTGAAAATTACGGATACATTCCTTACGAGTTAGCCATCGAAATTCCTTCGGAACAGCTCCGTCGATCCAAATTGACGCTCAGCGAGATTGCCGATGCCGTGCGGCAAAGCTCCCTCAATCTTCCAGGAGGCCTTCTCAAGTCCCAAGCCGGCGATGTCATATTGCAAACCCAGGGCCAAGCCATCGATGAGGCCACATTTGGTAGTCGAGTTCTGCTCCCCAGCTCAAATGGCAACATGGTTCACCTTCAGGATATCGCCACCATCCGGGACGGATTGGCTGAGCAAAACTTTTCATGGCACCACAACGGTTTTCCCTCGCAGGGTTGGGCTATCTATGCGAAGCAGGACGAAGTCGCGGTCGCTCGACGCGTTAAAGCCTATGTGGCAGAGATGGCCCCACGGCTCCCGGAAGGCCTGAAGCTCATTTACTGGTACGACGATTCTCAAGCGTTCGACGAACGAGTCAGGACGTTGCTGGAAAACGGGATTCTCGGTTTTATCCTCATCTTCCTCCTCTTGACCCTTTTCCTGAATCGACATCTCGCGATTTGGGTGGCCGCTGGGCTGGCCACGGCGTTGCTGGGAGCGTTAGCAGGCATGTGGGTGCTGGGCGTTTCCCTCAACATGCTCAGCCTATTCGGATTCGTGCTCGCATTGGGTATTTTGGTGGACGATACCATCATTGTGAGTGAGAGCATCAACCGGCATCAGAATGCCGCGACACAGCAACTCACCGGAACCGAATCCTCAAGACGTATGAAAAAAATCATGCGTTCCGCGACCATTGACGGGGTCAGGGAAGTGGCCGGACCGGTCACCCTGGCCGTGGTGACGACGGGGATCGCCTTCCTCCCAGGTCTGTTCCTTTCTGGATGGGCTGAAGCGTTGTTAGGCCCTATTTGCATGGTCATGGTGTTGGCATTAGGATTTTCTCTTGTCGAGGCCCTGTGCATTCTGCCTGCTCATCTGACCACACCCGTTCCCGTATCAACCCGATGGATGGCCACCCTTCGGCAACGAGTGACTCGCGGGCTGGAGGCTTTCATCCATCGTGCCTATTTGCCGTTGTTGGATCGGTCATGTCGCCAACCTTATTTGATTATGGCGTTCTGCGCTTCAGCAATCATGATTACCGCCGCTCTGGTTTCAGGAGGCCATGTCCGTCTTACCATCCAAGCCGATGTGCCGAAAGATACGATTACCCTCTATCTCAGCGTCCCTCCTGATGCGCCATTTGCGACCGTACAGAAATTGTCAGCTCAGATTGAAGATGCCTACAAGCAATTACGCTATTCCCTTGAAACCCGCCAACCACCTGAAGAGGCCAGCCCCGTCTCCGGGATTGAGAGCATGATCTTTGACAATTGGTCTGGATTCTGGGTCGAGTTGGCTCCAGACGCTCGACAGCGATTTTCAGTCGAAACCATCGCGCGGGAGTGGCGAACCCATATTGGCGATATCGGCAAGGCCAAACTCGACTTTCTGTACAGACAGGGAGACAATTATTACGACCTGGAATGGGCAGTCCGCGCGACCGACTCCGAAACCATGACTGCTGCGCTGGGCACACTCACCGAACACCTTTCCAGCCTTCCTGGGGTGTTTGATGTAACGCATTCACAAATCAAGGGTAAACCACAGCTGAGCCTGCAACTCCGACCGGAGGCCGAGCGACTCGGGCTGCGTCTTGAGGACGTGGCCACGCAAGTGCGTCAGGCCTATCTGGGGGAGGAGGTGCAACGGTTCCAGCGTCAACGTGAACAAGTCAAAGTCGTGGTACGTTTGCCCCTGAATGAACGACGTGAATTCGATGATTTTCGGCAGTTACCGATCCTGTTGCCCACGGGTGACCAGGCCCCCCTGGAAGTCCTGGCGACATGGCATTGGCTTCCTCAAGCGGAAAGCATTACACGAGAGGATCGACAACAGTTGGTCTGGGTCAGAGCTCGGCTCAATCCGGACCTTGCCGATGCCAATGCCATCTATTCGACGATGCAAACAGGGTTTTTCGAAAACCTCAGGCAGCGTTTTCCGGGATTGAGTATCACTGTCGGACATACCCGACAAGAACAGATCGCAGCCTTCGAAACACTCGGACGCAATGCTCTATTTGCGGTAGGAATCATCTATGCCCTCTTAGCCGTCGCATTTCGTTCGTATCGCTACCCTCTGCTCATTCTTCTTGCCATTCCCATGGCCTGGGTAGGGGGTGTGCTCGCTCACCTCGTCCTGGGATTTCCCCTTTCCATGGAATCGTTAGTAGGAATGATTGGCGCCAGTGGAGTAGTCATCAATGATAGTTTGGTCTTGCTCAATTACATACAACGACGCAAGCGGGAAGAGACCACCCTTAATCAGCAAAGTCTTATTCGCCAGGCCTGCGAAGTTCGCTTTCGCCCGATTGTGCTCACGTTTCTGACGACCTTGGTAGGCCTCGTGCCCATGTTGTTTGAGACGAGTGCTCAAGCTCAGTTCCTTGTTCCGATGGCCGTCGCATTAGCCGCAGGACTTTTTGGAGGGTTGGTCGCCACGTTATTGCTCATTCCGGCCACGACTCTGATTTTGGAGCATTCCCACTCCCGAACCCACCCTACCACCCTGTCACGTCATGGTGGGACACCCGAATATTCTTGA
- a CDS encoding FecR family protein — protein MAPTDKQFENPSYHEDETTLRQEAIAWVVRLHNSRVSPEDQQAFEAWKAKSTIHLQAFQKVSAIWGDPDLHAAATQRAQEPASFLPQPSATPRRWLQHAGAIAACAMLFTMAIVHYDPLTWLQADYQTAIGEQRTIALPDGSTVILNTQTAIATSFDQSARRIRLLKGEASFNVQPDSHRPFVVESQQTATRAVGTEFMVRTQQDQELVTVLEGTVEVSSLHDQNLPALVSAGSRVQFEHGRLGRPFSVDLATVSAWLNGRLIVNGVPLEQVIDEVRRYYPGTILLLNQPIRDMQVTGTYNLEDPSKSLSLLAKTFPTHMFNLANRFVILF, from the coding sequence ATGGCACCAACAGACAAACAGTTCGAAAACCCGTCTTACCATGAGGACGAGACCACGTTAAGACAAGAAGCGATTGCCTGGGTCGTGCGACTACATAACAGTCGGGTTTCCCCGGAAGACCAACAGGCTTTCGAAGCCTGGAAGGCCAAAAGCACCATACATTTACAGGCTTTTCAGAAAGTATCGGCCATCTGGGGGGACCCGGATCTTCACGCAGCCGCCACTCAACGCGCGCAGGAACCAGCATCCTTCCTTCCTCAACCATCCGCGACTCCTCGCCGTTGGCTGCAGCATGCGGGGGCGATTGCGGCCTGTGCCATGCTATTCACAATGGCGATCGTCCACTATGATCCACTGACGTGGCTTCAGGCAGACTACCAGACAGCCATCGGGGAACAACGAACGATTGCGTTACCGGACGGATCCACAGTCATACTCAATACACAAACAGCCATTGCCACCTCATTTGATCAAAGCGCTCGACGAATCCGTTTGCTGAAAGGTGAAGCCTCGTTCAACGTCCAACCTGATTCACATCGTCCGTTCGTCGTCGAAAGTCAACAAACCGCTACCCGCGCAGTGGGAACGGAATTTATGGTTCGAACTCAGCAGGATCAGGAACTGGTGACGGTGCTTGAAGGGACGGTTGAAGTCAGTAGTCTGCATGATCAAAATTTGCCCGCGCTCGTATCCGCCGGATCCCGGGTCCAATTTGAACACGGTCGATTAGGTCGTCCTTTTTCCGTCGATCTCGCGACGGTATCGGCCTGGTTAAATGGACGGCTCATCGTCAATGGAGTCCCGCTGGAACAGGTAATTGACGAGGTACGCCGGTATTATCCAGGCACGATCCTGCTTTTGAATCAACCCATCCGCGACATGCAGGTCACAGGTACATACAATCTGGAAGATCCCTCCAAGAGCCTCTCCCTCCTTGCCAAGACCTTTCCAACTCACATGTTCAATCTTGCCAACCGGTTCGTCATCCTCTTTTAA